In a genomic window of Sardina pilchardus chromosome 20, fSarPil1.1, whole genome shotgun sequence:
- the nipal3 gene encoding NIPA-like protein 3 — protein sequence MATFAKEDGGFSDPVDDGPPSYTENLIGTLLAIFGNVLVSIAVSIQKYGHVVLAGTKDQRAFYRTKTWWCGLLFTLLGEGTIFASYAFAPISLIAPLSAVSVIASSILGFVFLREKWKAKEFLKRYILSFLGCALTAAGTYLFVTFGPNSHEKLNAENIIKHVIGWPFLLYLLLEIIAFCLLLYFYKQRNANYLIIILMLAALLGSVTVITVKAVSGMVVLSIQGSMQLGYPIFYVMLVCMVATVNFQARFLSQASCLYDSSLIASLNYILSTTFAIVSGTIFYLEFNHEDILHICMFLLGCFICCLGVFLITKNRKKAKAFEPYVTMDMVQGVPTIHDKGWAVQPDYNGSFSYGALVNNDSVAPATLPVSQEHVTVVPTPQRNSELKRD from the exons ATGGCAACCTTTGCCAAAGAGGATGGCGGTTTCTCAGATCCTGTTGACGACGGTCCCCCGTCTTATACG GAAAACCTCATTGGGACTCTTCTTGCGATATTTGGGAACGTGCTCGTCAGCATTGCTGTGAGCATTCAG AAATATGGCCATGTAGTGCTGGCTGGAACCAAAGACCAGCGGGCCTTCTACAGAACCAAGACCTGGTGGTGTGGACTGCTGTTCACCCTACTGGGAGAGGGAACCATCTTCGCATCGTACGCCTTCGCCCCTATATCGCTCATAGCGCCTCTCAGTGCAGTCTCCGTCATCG CGAGCTCCATCCTTGGCTTTGTATTCCTGAGGGAGAAATGGAAGGCTAAGGAGTTTTTAA AGCGCTACATCTTGTCCTTCCTGGGCTGTGCCCTGACCGCGGCGGGGACGTACCTCTTCGTGACGTTCGGCCCAAACTCCCACGAGAAGCTGAACGCAGAGAACATCATTAAGCATGTGATTGGATGGCCCTTCCTGCTGTATCTG ctTCTTGAAATCATCGCCTTCTGTCTGCTGCTCTACTTCTACAAACAGCGCAATGCCAATtacctcatcatcatcctcatgcTCGCAGCACTGCTGg GGTCGGTGACGGTGATCACGGTGAAGGCGGTGTCCGGCATGGTGGTGCTGAGCATCCAGGGCTCCATGCAGCTGGGCTACCCCATCTTCTACGTCATGCTCGTCTGCATGGTGGCCACCGTCAACTTCCAGGCCAG GTTTCTGTCCCAGGCGTCGTGCCTCTACGACTCCTCGTTGATTGCAAGTCTGAACTAcatcctgtccacaacctttgctATTGTATCAG gAACCATTTTTTATCTGGAATTTAACCATGAAGATATTCTCCACATCTGCATGTTCCTGTTGGG gtgCTTCATCTGCTGTCTGGGGGTCTTCCTCATCACCAAGAACCGCAAGAAGGCCAAAGCGTTCGAGCCCTACGTCACCATGGACATGGTTCAAG GCGTTCCCACCATCCATGACAAGGGCTGGGCAGTCCAACCCGACTACAACGGCTCCTTCTCGTACGGCGCACTGGTCAACAACGACAGCGTTGCCCCAGCAACCCTCCCTGTGAGCCAGGAGCATGTCACCGTGGTACCCACCCCCCAGAGAAACTCCGAGCTGAAGAGAGACTAA